In the genome of Bacteroidota bacterium, one region contains:
- a CDS encoding acyltransferase yields the protein MKKWLEQLIRRRNPNFTFSDAADARMLLLFCFQQLFCLLRGMRVLVFMKHPRMLLAGRGVVFFNLRRISWGRFLRLGDGVLLSSMSSGGITLGNNVSIGAYSRLVVCTSPQQPCGFIRIGNSVGMGEFAYLGGTGGLEIGDECIIGQYFSCHPENHITADPDQAIRFQGVTRNGIRIGNNCWIGSKVTILDGVSIGEGSVIAAGAVVNRSFPPGSILGGVPARLLRNRYEATEFTNQQRAAV from the coding sequence ATGAAAAAATGGCTTGAACAACTCATCCGCAGGCGTAATCCGAATTTTACTTTTTCGGATGCGGCGGATGCACGTATGCTGTTATTGTTTTGTTTTCAGCAATTGTTTTGTTTGCTGCGTGGTATGCGTGTGCTTGTTTTTATGAAACACCCGCGTATGCTGCTGGCCGGCCGGGGCGTTGTTTTTTTCAATCTTCGCCGCATCAGCTGGGGGCGTTTTCTCCGGCTTGGTGATGGTGTGTTACTGAGCAGTATGAGCAGCGGCGGAATTACGCTTGGCAACAATGTAAGCATTGGAGCATACAGCCGTCTGGTAGTTTGCACATCGCCGCAACAGCCCTGTGGTTTTATCCGCATCGGCAACAGTGTGGGTATGGGCGAATTTGCTTACCTCGGTGGCACAGGTGGTTTGGAAATTGGCGACGAGTGCATTATTGGTCAGTATTTCAGTTGTCATCCCGAAAATCATATTACAGCAGACCCTGATCAGGCTATCCGCTTTCAGGGCGTAACAAGAAACGGTATCCGTATTGGCAATAACTGCTGGATTGGCAGCAAAGTAACCATACTCGACGGGGTGAGTATTGGTGAGGGTAGTGTTATTGCCGCGGGTGCTGTAGTTAACCGCAGTTTTCCGCCGGGCAGCATTTTAGGGGGCGTGCCCGCGCGGTTGCTGCGCAATCGGTATGAAGCAACTGAATTTACAAACCAGCAACGTGCGGCAGTATGA